From Lactuca sativa cultivar Salinas mitochondrion, complete genome, a single genomic window includes:
- the rps13 gene encoding ribosomal protein S13, translating into MLYISGARSVADEQVRIASTKIDGIGPKKAILVRYRLGISGNIKIKELTKYQIDQIEQMIGQDHVVHWELKRGERADIERLISISCYRGIRHQDGSPLRGQRTHTNARTCRKQIRK; encoded by the coding sequence ATGTTATATATTTCAGGAGCTAGATCAGTTGCCGATGAACAAGTCAGAATTGCCTCAACAAAAATAGATGGAATTGGGCCTAAAAAAGCCATTCTGGTTCGTTATCGATTAGGTATCAGTGGGAACATAAAGATAAAAGAATTAACTAAGTATCAGATCGACCAAATTGAACAAATGATAGGTCAAGATCATGTTGTTCATTGGGAATTGAAGAGGGGAGAACGAGCAGACATCGAACGATTAATTTCTATTTCTTGTTATCGTGGAATTCGTCATCAAGATGGATCACCCTTACGCGGTCAACGAACTCATACTAATGCTAGGACTTGTCGCAAGCAAATTCGGAAATGA
- the rpl5 gene encoding ribosomal protein L5: MFTLNFHYEDVSRQDPLLKPNHANVMEVPGSCKIRVVPKAAPSDFIIKNGKLAMEIPCGQKLIQTQRASTGKEFRSNPFLGKNQDKKGYVSDLARQSTLRGHGMSHFLVRISAVMSLLDFPVEIREKSIQFLMEMEFCEFSPELEDHFEIFEHIRGFNVTIVTSANTQDETLPPWSGFFQKDEGESQ; the protein is encoded by the coding sequence ATGTTTACACTCAATTTTCATTACGAAGATGTATCACGTCAGGATCCGTTGCTCAAACCGAATCACGCCAACGTTATGGAAGTTCCTGGATCGTGTAAAATAAGAGTAGTACCAAAGGCAGCACCCTCTGATTTCATAATAAAAAATGGAAAATTGGCTATGGAGATTCCGTGCGGTCAGAAATTAATACAGACACAAAGGGCTTCGACAGGAAAGGAGTTTCGATCCAATCCATTCTTGGGAAAAAATCAAGACAAAAAAGGATATGTCAGTGACCTAGCACGGCAAAGCACTCTCCGAGGGCATGGAATGTCTCATTTTTTGGTAAGAATCTCCGCAGTAATGTCTCTGTTAGATTTTCCGGTCGAAATACGGGAAAAGTCCATTCAATTCTTGATGGAAATGGAGTTTTGCGAATTCTCCCCGGAACTGGAAGATCATTTCGAGATCTTCGAACATATTCGAGGGTTCAATGTCACTATTGTAACTTCGGCCAACACACAAGATGAGACTTTACCACCGTGGAGCGGCTTTTTTCAAAAAGATGAGGGGGAAAGTCAGTAA